ACCACGTCCAGCATGATGCCGCGGTTTTCATGGGTGGCGGTGATGTCGAGGAAGGTCAGCTCGTCGGCGCCGGCGGCGTCATAGGCGATCGCGGCCTCGACCGGATCGCCGGCGTCGCGCAGGTCGACGAAGTTGACGCCCTTGACCACGCGCCCGTCCTTGACGTCGAGGCAGGGGATCACGCGAACCTTGAACATGGCAGTCTCCTAGACCGCGGAACGGATCAGTTGAAGCGCGGCGGCGGGATCAAGTCGTCCATCATAGAGCGCGCGGCCGACGATGGCGCCGGCGAGTTTTTTGGCACGAGGCTCAAGCAGCGCCTTGACGTCGTCGATCGAGGCGAAGCCGCCGGAGGCGATCACCGGGATCGAGATGCGGTCGGCGAGCGCAATGGTCGCATCGAGGTTGAGGCCCTTAAGCAGCCCGTCACGCGCGATGTCGGTGAAGATGATCGCGGCAACGCCGGCATCCTCGAAACGCTGCGCGATCTCGAGCGCGGTGACATGCGAGGTCTCGGCCCAGCCTTCGACCGCGACCTTGCCGTCGCGCGCGTCGAGGCCCACCGCCACGCGGCCGGGGAATTTTCTCGCTGCGCCCTTCACGAGCTCGGGATCGCGCACCGCGGCCGTGCCGATGATGACGCGCGTAATGCCCTTGTCGAGCCAGGCCTCGATGGTTGTGAGGTCGCGGATGCCGCCGCCGAGCTGCACCGGCATAGTGACCGCCTTCAGCATCGCCTCCACCGCATGGGCATTCATCGGCTTGCCGGCAAACGCGCCGTCGAGATCGACGACATGGAGATATTCGAAGCCCTGCGCGGCGAAGCTTGCAGCCTGCGCCGCCGGATCGAGATTGAACACGGTGGCGCGCGCCATGTCGCCCTGCTCCAGGCGCACGCACTGGCCGTTCTTCAGATCAACCGCTGGAAAGAGAATCACGGCTTCCACTTCAAGAAATTGGAGATCAGAGCGAGGCCGAAGCGCTGGCTCTTCTCGGGGTGAAACTGGGTGCCGATCGCGGTGTCCTTGCCGACGATCGCGGTCACCGGCCCGCCATAGTCGGCGCGCGCCAGCACGTCCGCCTCGTTGGCGGCGTTGAGGTGGTAGGAGTGCACGAAATAGGCGTGGCGCCCCTTCGGCCCGAGCGGCAGCCGCTCCAGCACCGGGTGCTCGCGCACCATGTCGAGCGTATTCCAGCCCATGTGCGGGACCTTCAGGTTCTCGTCGCGCGGCTCGATCTTGACGACATCGCCGCCGATCCAGTTGAAGCCTTCGGTGATCACGTGCTCCTTGCCGCGCGTCGCCATCAGCTGCATGCCGACGCAGATGCCGAAGAACGGCCGCGCCTTGACCCGCACCGCCTCGGTCAGCGCTTCCAGCATGCCGTCGACCGCGTCGACGCCGCGGCGGCAATCGGCGAACGCGCCGACACCGGGCAGCACGATCCGATCGGCGCGATACACCGCGTCGGGATCGCGCGTCACCTTGATGGCTTGCGGATCCTCCATGCTGCGCGCGGCGCGCTCGAAGGCCTTCGCCGCCGAATGCAGATTGCCGGAGCCGTAATCGATGATTGCGACGGTCATCGTGATCCTCCTGGCTCTGGAAACAATCCGATGATGCCGCCCTGCGGCATCGGCGGGGGTTTTGAGAATGATTGACCCGGAACATCCCGGGTCGGCGGCGGGCCGCCGCGATCGACCGCGCGCTGGTCGTTGACGACGCCGCGATGCCGCGCGGTCCAGCGCTCGAAGAAGCGGCGTTCGGCGGCATCGACATTGTCGGCGAGCACGATGTCGAGCTGGCGCCATTTGCGCCGCGACAGCGTCCAGCGTTGCAACGTTGCGGCCTCCAGCCCGATCAGCACCATCAACACCAGATCGACGAGCACGATCGCGCCGCGGCCGATCCCGAGCTTGGCCAGCGCATAATCGATCGCGAAGGTAAGGACGATCCAGCCGATCAGCGCCAGCCAGAGCCTGTTCCAGGCCAGCCAGAGCGCACCCGCGACGGCGGCCCAGACATGGAAGCCGTCGCGCACGAAGACGAATTTGTCGGTCACCGCGAGATCGGCGCCGTGGGCCACGGGGGCATGCACTGTATAGACCGGCATCGAACGCTCCGCCGAGGATGGACTCTTACTTGCCGCATGATCTCCGGGAAAACCGGTGGCACCGTGCCCGGATTCATGCTCCCGCGGATCAGCCGCCGAGCTGACCCTTTGTCGAGGGCACTTCGCCCTGGGCGCGCGGATCGATCGCAACCGCGGTCCGGAGCGCCCTCGCCAAACCCTTGAAACAGGACTCGGAGATATGATGGCTGTTCTCGCCATATAGGGTCTCGACGTGCAGAGTCACGCCGGCGTTCATCGCGAAGGCGTTGAACCACTCGCGCACCAGCTCGGTGTCGAACTCCCCGATCTTGTCGCGCGGGAACTCGACCTTGAACACGAGCAC
The window above is part of the Bradyrhizobium sp. PSBB068 genome. Proteins encoded here:
- the hisA gene encoding 1-(5-phosphoribosyl)-5-[(5-phosphoribosylamino)methylideneamino]imidazole-4-carboxamide isomerase; the encoded protein is MILFPAVDLKNGQCVRLEQGDMARATVFNLDPAAQAASFAAQGFEYLHVVDLDGAFAGKPMNAHAVEAMLKAVTMPVQLGGGIRDLTTIEAWLDKGITRVIIGTAAVRDPELVKGAARKFPGRVAVGLDARDGKVAVEGWAETSHVTALEIAQRFEDAGVAAIIFTDIARDGLLKGLNLDATIALADRISIPVIASGGFASIDDVKALLEPRAKKLAGAIVGRALYDGRLDPAAALQLIRSAV
- the hisH gene encoding imidazole glycerol phosphate synthase subunit HisH, whose translation is MTVAIIDYGSGNLHSAAKAFERAARSMEDPQAIKVTRDPDAVYRADRIVLPGVGAFADCRRGVDAVDGMLEALTEAVRVKARPFFGICVGMQLMATRGKEHVITEGFNWIGGDVVKIEPRDENLKVPHMGWNTLDMVREHPVLERLPLGPKGRHAYFVHSYHLNAANEADVLARADYGGPVTAIVGKDTAIGTQFHPEKSQRFGLALISNFLKWKP
- a CDS encoding DUF2628 domain-containing protein codes for the protein MPVYTVHAPVAHGADLAVTDKFVFVRDGFHVWAAVAGALWLAWNRLWLALIGWIVLTFAIDYALAKLGIGRGAIVLVDLVLMVLIGLEAATLQRWTLSRRKWRQLDIVLADNVDAAERRFFERWTARHRGVVNDQRAVDRGGPPPTRDVPGQSFSKPPPMPQGGIIGLFPEPGGSR